The following is a genomic window from Enterobacteriaceae endosymbiont of Plateumaris consimilis.
TGAAAAAAAAATAAATATAATTATTAAAAATAATTAATTATTTATTTATTATAATTATAATAAATAAATAAAAATCAGGATTATATAATGTTTAATAACACATTTGCTAATTTACAAAAAGTTGGTAAATCTTTAATGTTACCAGTTTCAGTATTACCTATTGCTGGCATATTGTTAGGTATTGGATCTGCTAATTTTTATTGGTTACCAAAGGTTATTTCTAATATTATGGAAAAAACAGGAGGATCAGTTTTTTCCAATATGCCATTAATTTTTGCTATTGGTATTGCTTTAGGTTTTACTAAAAATAATGGTGTATCTGCATTAGCATCTGTTGTTTCATATGGTATTTTAACTAAAACTGTAGAAGTAATTATTCCATTACTATTATATAATATACCACATGATATTATATTAAAAAAACATCTTGCTGATACTGGAGTACTAGGAGGTATTATATCTGGATCTATAGCAGCGTATATGTTTAATAAATTTCACCAAATTAAATTAGTAGAATATCTTGGTTTTTTTTCTGGGAAACGTTTTGTTCCTATTATTTCTGGTTTAATGTCAATTTTTATTGGAATTTTATTGTCTTTTATATGGTTACCTTTGGGTAAAGTTATTCAATGTTTTTCACATTGGGCAGCTTATCAAAATCCAGTACTTGCTTTTGGAATATATGGAATTGTAGAAAGATCTTTATTACCTTTTGGATTACATCATATTTGGAATGTTCCATTCCAAATGGAAATTGGATCGTTTACTAATAATATAACAAAACAAATATATCATGGAGATATTGCTAGATATATATCAGGAGATCCTACTGCAGGAAAATTAGCAGGTGGTTTTTTATTTAAAATGTATGGTTTACCAGCTGCAGCAATTGCAATATGGCATACTGCTAAAAAAGAAAATAAAAATAAAATTGGTAGTTTAATGTTATCTGCTGCATTAACTTCTTTTTTGACTGGAATTACAGAACCAATAGAATTTTCTTTCATGTATATAGAACCAATACTATATATTATACATATAATTTTAGCTGGATTATCTTTTCCTATTTGCATTTTATTAGGAATGAGAAATGGAACAAGTTTTTCTCATGGTTTAATTGACTTTATCATATTAAGTGGTCATGGTAGTAAAATATGGTTATTTCCAATAATAGGAATTTTTTATTCTATAATGTATTATTCAATTTTTAGAATATTAATAATTAAATGGAATTTAAAAACACCAGGAAGAGAAACATTAAATATTGATAATATAATCATAGAAAATAAAATAGAATATATTAAACAATTAATAGATGCTTTTGGTGGCAAAAAAAATATTACAAATTTAGATGCTTGTATTACTAGATTACGTGTTAGTGTTATAAATATTAATAAAGTTAATCAAAAAAAATTAATAAAATTAGGAGCAATGGGTATTATTATCTCTGGTAATGGTGTACAAGCTGTATTTGG
Proteins encoded in this region:
- the ptsG gene encoding PTS glucose transporter subunit IIBC, giving the protein MFNNTFANLQKVGKSLMLPVSVLPIAGILLGIGSANFYWLPKVISNIMEKTGGSVFSNMPLIFAIGIALGFTKNNGVSALASVVSYGILTKTVEVIIPLLLYNIPHDIILKKHLADTGVLGGIISGSIAAYMFNKFHQIKLVEYLGFFSGKRFVPIISGLMSIFIGILLSFIWLPLGKVIQCFSHWAAYQNPVLAFGIYGIVERSLLPFGLHHIWNVPFQMEIGSFTNNITKQIYHGDIARYISGDPTAGKLAGGFLFKMYGLPAAAIAIWHTAKKENKNKIGSLMLSAALTSFLTGITEPIEFSFMYIEPILYIIHIILAGLSFPICILLGMRNGTSFSHGLIDFIILSGHGSKIWLFPIIGIFYSIMYYSIFRILIIKWNLKTPGRETLNIDNIIIENKIEYIKQLIDAFGGKKNITNLDACITRLRVSVININKVNQKKLIKLGAMGIIISGNGVQAVFGTKSDNLKTEIDNLIGNKY